One genomic region from Selenomonadales bacterium encodes:
- a CDS encoding elongation factor Ts, producing MSITAGMVKELRERTGAGMMDCKKALTQTNGDMDKAIDFLREKGLAAAAKKASRVAAEGVVASYISEDNKVGVIVEINCETDFVAKTDNFQTMVNAISAHIAKTAPADLDALNASEIEAGKTVSALVTESIAKIGENISLRRFARYEVEEGLVSAYIHAGGKIGVLVNLKGGNAELGKDIAMHVAAANPSYLNREQVPTAELEHEKAVLSEQARNEGKPEKIIEKMVAGRIQKYYKEVCLLDQEFVKDPDFTIAKLVAANNAEIVEFARFQLGEGIEKRQDDFVAEVMAAAKG from the coding sequence ATGAGCATTACAGCAGGTATGGTAAAAGAATTGCGTGAACGTACTGGCGCAGGCATGATGGACTGCAAAAAAGCATTGACGCAGACGAATGGTGACATGGATAAAGCAATCGACTTCCTTCGTGAAAAAGGTTTGGCAGCAGCTGCTAAAAAAGCAAGCCGCGTTGCAGCTGAAGGTGTTGTTGCATCCTACATCAGCGAAGACAATAAAGTCGGTGTAATCGTAGAGATCAACTGCGAAACTGACTTCGTTGCAAAAACGGACAACTTCCAGACGATGGTAAACGCTATCTCCGCTCACATCGCTAAAACGGCTCCGGCTGATCTCGATGCACTCAACGCATCCGAAATCGAAGCAGGCAAAACGGTTAGCGCATTGGTAACGGAAAGCATCGCAAAAATCGGCGAAAACATTTCTCTTCGTCGTTTCGCTCGTTACGAAGTTGAAGAAGGCCTTGTTTCCGCTTACATCCATGCAGGCGGCAAAATCGGCGTTCTCGTTAACTTGAAAGGCGGCAACGCTGAACTTGGTAAAGACATCGCTATGCACGTTGCAGCTGCAAACCCGAGCTACTTGAACCGCGAACAGGTTCCGACGGCTGAACTCGAACACGAAAAAGCTGTTCTCTCCGAACAGGCTCGTAACGAAGGCAAACCGGAAAAAATCATTGAAAAAATGGTTGCAGGTCGCATTCAGAAATACTACAAAGAAGTATGCTTGCTCGATCAAGAGTTCGTTAAAGATCCGGACTTCACGATCGCTAAATTGGTTGCTGCTAACAACGCTGAGATCGTTGAATTCGCACGCTTCCAGTTGGGTGAAGGCATCGAAAAAAGACAGGATGACTTCGTTGCTGAAGTTATGGCTGCTGCAAAAGGCTGA
- a CDS encoding UMP kinase has protein sequence MEVEVVIVAAQSKYKRVVLKLSGEALAGDKGFGIDPHVVDALAAQIQKVTESGLEVAIVNGGGNIWRGLSGSSKGMDRATADYMGMLATVINSLALQDALENRGVATRVQTAIEMRQVAEPYIRRKAIRHMEKERVVIFAAGTGNPYFSTDTTAALRAAEIEADAILMAKKGVDGVYDSDPRTNPDAKKFDRLNYLDVIQKKLAVMDSTAISLCMDNNIPIIVFNIDGEDNIYRVALGEEIGTVVGGK, from the coding sequence ATGGAAGTGGAGGTCGTAATAGTGGCGGCACAAAGTAAATATAAACGTGTTGTTCTGAAATTGAGCGGGGAGGCACTTGCGGGTGATAAGGGATTCGGTATCGATCCGCATGTAGTAGATGCCTTGGCAGCACAGATCCAAAAAGTAACGGAAAGCGGTCTTGAGGTTGCTATCGTAAACGGCGGCGGCAATATCTGGCGCGGTCTTTCGGGCAGCTCGAAAGGTATGGATCGTGCAACGGCCGATTACATGGGCATGCTTGCGACGGTCATCAACTCGCTTGCTCTTCAGGATGCGCTTGAGAATCGTGGGGTGGCAACGCGTGTACAGACGGCGATCGAGATGCGTCAGGTAGCAGAACCGTACATTCGTCGTAAAGCGATCCGTCATATGGAAAAAGAGCGTGTTGTTATTTTCGCGGCAGGTACGGGCAATCCGTATTTCTCGACGGATACAACGGCTGCACTTCGTGCGGCTGAGATCGAAGCAGATGCGATCCTTATGGCGAAAAAAGGCGTTGACGGTGTATACGACAGCGATCCGCGCACGAATCCGGATGCGAAGAAGTTCGACCGTTTGAACTATCTCGATGTTATCCAGAAAAAATTGGCTGTTATGGATTCGACTGCGATCAGCTTGTGTATGGATAATAATATTCCGATCATCGTATTTAATATCGATGGTGAAGACAATATTTATCGTGTTGCGCTCGGTGAAGAGATCGGCACGGTTGTAGGAGGAAAATAA